Part of the Arthrobacter globiformis genome is shown below.
GAAAACGCCGAGTTCCTGGAAGGTCTTCAGGTCGGCCTGCGCGCCGGCACCGCCGGTCGCCTCGGAGCCCGCGATGGTCAGGGCGACGGCGGGAACGGAGGCGTGAAGGTCCTTGGAGATCACTGAAGTCATGTCTCCATGATGCCAGCTGCCCCGGCCCCGCACGGCCCAGGCGCAGGCGCAGGCGGGGCGATTGGGGGGACCCTAGCCGTGCAGGGCGCGATAGGCCGACGCCGCGGCGGGGTGCAGCGGCACGCCTGCAGTGTTGATCAGCGTTTCCGGACTCAGGAACTGCACGCCGAGGCTGGACTGGGGGATAAGTTCCCGGGCCTGTCCCACCAGCAGTTCGACGGTTCTTTTCACAATGCGGTCGTCCAGATCCTCGCGGCACAGGAGAAGGTTGGCCACGCCCACTGTCCATGCACCGGGGACACCCTCGTAGCTGTTCTCCGGGATCAGGACCCTGTCGTAAAAGCCGCCGTACCGCGCCCGCGTCTCCCGGACCAGTGCCGACAGGTCGATCAAGGCGAGCCCTGCCTCCTTGTTAGCGGCAGCGATGGCGGCTGTGGGTACACCACCGGACCAGAAAAGGGCATCCACGGACCGCGCTGTAAGGGCCGCGAGTCCGTCGTTCAGGCCGAGGTTCACTTCCTTGAGTGGGCTGTCCGCAGCGGTGTTGCCGGTGGCGTTTCCAACGGCGGACAGGCCGGATGCCGCGATGATGCGGTGCGCGGTCAGGGACGTACCCGAGCCAACCTCTCCGATGGCCGCGGTCTTCCCGGCAAGATCCGCGAAAGTGCGGATGCCACTGTCCCTCCGCACCAGGCAATGGACGTAGTTTTCGTAGACTTTGCCCAATGCGACAATCCTGCCGGACGCCGATGACGGCGTCGTCGCCGGAGCTTTCGACGCCTGCTGCGCCGCAGCATCAGCCAGTGCCACCGCGAAAGTGGCGTCGCCGGCGAGGAGCCGTTGGATGTTCTCCAGGCTCCCGCCGGTCACCTGCGGAACGGCAGTACCCACCACACCGTGACGCTGAAGTGACTCAGCCAGCAGGGTTGAAAACTCCAGGTAAAAGCCGCCGGGCTCGCCTCCGGCCACCGTAACGGTGCGCCCGCGATCGTCCGGCATGCAGGCACTGACGGCCGGCAGTAGAAGTCCGGAAAGCCCGATTGCCAGCCCCGCCCGGATGGCCGACCGGCGGGACGGAAGCGCATACGGGGTGCCGGTGTCAGCCATGCGGAGACTCCTTCCTGGGCGCCTGCGCCGGGCCCAGACTGCGCTTCGGTTCGGGGAAATCTATCCGGGCAATGAGTCCGTGCGGAGACCGCTCCTCCAGCAGCAGCCGGGCGCCGTTGGCCTCCGCGAGCCTGTCCACGATGGTCATGCCCAGGCCGTTGCCCGGGATCCCCCGGTGCCGGGGAGAACGCCAGAACCTGCCGGTGGACGCAGCCCGTTCGGCGGCGGAAAGTCCGGGTCCGTCGTCGGACACCTCGATCGCCAAACCTCCCGGCCGCCGGCGTACCGCGACGGAGATGCGGGCGGCCGGCGCGTACTTGATGGCGTTGGTGAGAAGCTCACCAACCATGTGCGCCAGCTCGTCCGGACGGCATGCCAGCTGGAGCGGAGTCTCCTGCTGCGCCTCAAGCACCAGCGTTGCCCCACTGCTCCGGGCGGCAGGCGCCGCCCGCTCCACTTCCTCCTGCAGCACGGGAAACGGATCGATGAGATCAGGCTTCCGGCGGGAATCCGGGCGCATGGCGCTGCGGGCCGAGCCTTCGAACGCCTTGTGCTCCGCGGCAGCGAGTTTCAGTACGCCGTCCAAGAGCTCTTCGACGCGTTCCAGTTCTGCCACTACCCCTGCGGCGGCGGCCTGCTGCCGGTCTGTTTGCAGTTCCAGCTGCAGCAGGTCGATTCTCAGGCGGAGGGCGCCCACAGGGTTGCGGAGCTGGTGTGAGGTGTCCGCGATCAGCTGCCGCTGCGAGTCGATGCTTTCGGTGACGGTTTGTGCCATGGCGCTGAAGGACCTGCTCAGCTCCCTCAGCTCAGGCGGGCCGTCCGCGGGCAGCTGGCTGCTCCTGCCCGTTGCCTCCAGTTCCGTCACCGCTGCGTTCAGGCGGTGCACGGGGCGCAGCACCCAGCCGGTCAACCGGGCGGCCGCCAGGAGGAGCAGTGCTTCCAGCACCGCCGCCGCCAGCCCGACGACGAGCCACCGTTCCCGCAGTTTCTGGCGGGCCGCGTCCAGATTGACCTCCAGGACAGCTTCGCCGAGTACCTGGCTGGCGGTGCCAAACGACCTGGAAACCACCTCCGAGCCGCTGCCCAACGGCTGAAGCGTGGGAAGGTCAGTGTCGCTGACGTTCAGGCTGGCCCTCGAAACCGCGTCCCGGACCTCTGCCCTGTCCTCGCTCAAACCGCCCGAACGCAGTGTGCCCTGCTGCAACCGGATGAGAATCCCTTCGCCGTACAGCCGGGAGTACCCCTCCATCTCCCGCCGCAGCTGGGTGGAATCGCCATCCAGTGCCGCATCGTAGGCCACCTGGGCGAACCTGTTGAGGGCGGCGTTGCGGTTGATCTGCACCTCCTGGGTGAGTTCCCGGCTCGCGGAGGACAGAATGGCGCCGGCTGCAGCGATCACCACCAGGACGGAAAGCAGGCTCAGGATGCCCAGGACGCGGAGCCTCACGCAGGGTTCCCCTCAACCCGGTAGCCGACGCCCCGGACGTTGATGATGAACCCCGGCAGCTGGAGCTTCGCCCGCAACCCGGTGAGATGGACGTCAAGGGACCTCGAGGACGCGAGGAAGGCATCGCCCCAGAGGGCGTCCAGAATTTGTTCGCGCGTGACCACAGAGCCCGCATTGCGGACCAACAGGGCGAGCAGCTGAAATTCCGTGGGCGTCAAGGACAGCACCCTGGAACCGACGGCGGCCACCCGTCGGTCCAGGTCGACGTCGAGGTCTCCGAGCACGATGCTGTGGTGCTGCCCGTCGCCGTGGCGGCCTGTGCGTCGGGTGACGGCTTCGATCCTGGCCAGCAGTTCCACAAGTTTCACGGGCTTGACCAGATAATCATCTGCCCCGGAGCGCAGTCCCAGGACCACGCTGCGCTCATCGTCCCGGGCCGTGAGGATCAGAATGGGGCAGGCCGTCACCTGGCGAAGCTTCCGCAGCACGTCAAGGCCATCGAGGTCAGGAAGGCCCAGGTCCAGCAGGATCACTTCGAACCGCCGGTGGACCAGGAGGGCATCGGCTCCGCGGGCGACCCTGGTGGCCTTGTGCCCGGCGGAGACCACTGCCGCGTCGAGGGCGGACGCCATGGCGTCGTCGTCCTCGACGATGAGCACTTCCATTGCACGTTTCCTTAGTGGGTTGTTCTTCTGGTCCTTCGTCCGCAGCCCGTTTGGAGACTACCCCCTGGAAGGGATTTTAGCCGCCCACTGTCCCTCCACGGGTCTTCGATCGGAGTCCTTCCAGCGGAGCGCGGCCCTGCTCCCGAATGATCCGGAAACCTAAGGAAGTGTTAGGAAATACCGCCTGGCTTAGCCTGTGCCGTGGATCACGAATAGTTTGGATGGAGTCCTTTGCTTCAGGGGCCCGTCGCCGCCGACGGGGGACCGCAGGTTTAGACGGCACGGACATCAAGCAAACACCCAACGGTTGCCGACGGCGGCGCCGGATCCAGGAAGGTTCATCGATGAGCACCCAACTGACCGAGTCGGCCCAGACGAGGAAGGCCGTAGGTAACATCCTCAAAGGCTCCGCCGGCAACCTCGTGGAGTGGTACGACGTCTACATTTACACGGCGTTTCTGGCGTACTTCCAGCCCCACTTCTTCAACTCCAAAGACCCGTTGCAGGGCGCCTTGGAAGGCATGGCGGTCTTCGCCGTCACGTTCTTGATGCGGCCCATCGGCAGCTGGTTCTTCGGCCGCTATGCCGACCGCAAGGGCCGCAAAGCAGCCCTGACGCTCAGCGTGACCATGATGTCGGCGGGGTCGTTCTTCATTGCCATCCTGCCCACCAAGGACGTGATCGGCGTGTGGGCGCTGGTTCTGCTGGTCTTCGCCCGCCTCGTCCAGGGCTTCTCCGTGGGCGGTGAATATGGCACCAGTGCCACTTATATGTCCGAGGCGGCGACGGCGAAGCGCCGCGGATTCTTCTCCAGTTTCCAGTACGTCACCCTGATCGGCGGCCAGATGCTGGCACTGCTGGTTCTCGTGGTCCTGCAGAACACCCTGGGCAAGGAAGCGCTGTCCGAATGGGGCTGGCGCGTTCCATTCGCCATCGGCGGCGTGGCCGCCCTGGTGGTCTTCTGGCTCCGCCGCTCCATGGAGGAAACGCTGTCCACGAGCCAGGCTGAGGCCGCCGGCGCATCGGTGCCGGGCGAGGCGCAGCCGGGCACCATGAAGCTGCTGCTGACGAAACACTGGAAAGCCCTGCTGATCTGCATCGGCGTGACCCTGGGCGGCACGGTGGCGTTCTACACGTACACCAACTTCATCCTGAACTTTATGAACAACACCAGCGGCATCCCTAAGGAAACCACCTCGGTGATCAACTTCTGGGCGCTGTTCATCTTCATGCTCCTGCAGCCGGTCTATGGCATTATTTCGGACAAGATCGGCCGCAAGCCTCTGCTGCTGTGGTTCGGCATCACGGGCGTGCTATTCACCTGGCCGCTGATGTCCACGCTGGCCGGCACCAAGGATCCCATGATCGCGTTCCTGCTGATGATGGGCGGACTCCTGATCGTGGGCGGCTACACCTCGATCAACGCCCTGGTGAAGGCCGAGCTGTTCCCGGCATCCATCCGTGCCCTTGGCGTCGGCCTTGGCTACGCGCTGGCCAACTCGATGTTCGGCGGCACAGTCCCGTTGATCGGCGCCGCGCTGCAGAAGTCCGGCCAAGTGGAAGTCCTCTTCACCTACGTCACGGTGGCCATCGGCATCTCGCTGCTGGTGTACATCTTCGCGCTGAAGAACAAGAAGCCTACGCACCTGGACCGCGAGCAGGGCACTGCCTGGTCCGCCGCCCCGGCCAGCGCTGCACGCAAGGATGACGACGAGGACCTCGTCAACGCCTGACCTCCAGTAACGAACAACACTGCAACGTACGACGGCGGGTAGCCGGCTCCGCGGTGACTCTCGGGTCCCCGGGCGGCGGCCCGCCGTCGTCGTGCCCAGGTTGGTGCGGTAAGCCGGGAGCCGCACTCCCGGTGCCCGCAATGGTGGGACAATGAAGGCCGGTTTCGGCGGTCAGCCGGCGGGACCCGTCCAGTGCTAATACAGCCGGCCGCCTCCCCGTTTCCGCAAGGGCCAGGCAGCCGAGCGAACCACTACGAATGGAACGCCAATGACCACCGCCCAGTCCTCCGTGCCGAAAGCAGCGCCGAAATTCGCCTCGGTCGGTTCCCCCTACTTCGGCATCATGCTCGCCGTCATGGCCGTGGTGCTGATCCTGTCCAACATCGGTGCCTCCAAGGGCGTGGCATTCGGCCCAATCGTCACGGACGGCGGCTTTTTCCTGTTCCCGCTGGCGTACATCCTGGGCGACGTCATCAGCGAGGTCTACGGCTTCAAGGTGGCCCGGAAGGCCATTGTCACCACGTTTGCCCTGTCCGTGTTCGCCTCGCTGTGCTACTGGGTGATCATTGCACTGCCCGGCTT
Proteins encoded:
- a CDS encoding MFS transporter; the encoded protein is MSTQLTESAQTRKAVGNILKGSAGNLVEWYDVYIYTAFLAYFQPHFFNSKDPLQGALEGMAVFAVTFLMRPIGSWFFGRYADRKGRKAALTLSVTMMSAGSFFIAILPTKDVIGVWALVLLVFARLVQGFSVGGEYGTSATYMSEAATAKRRGFFSSFQYVTLIGGQMLALLVLVVLQNTLGKEALSEWGWRVPFAIGGVAALVVFWLRRSMEETLSTSQAEAAGASVPGEAQPGTMKLLLTKHWKALLICIGVTLGGTVAFYTYTNFILNFMNNTSGIPKETTSVINFWALFIFMLLQPVYGIISDKIGRKPLLLWFGITGVLFTWPLMSTLAGTKDPMIAFLLMMGGLLIVGGYTSINALVKAELFPASIRALGVGLGYALANSMFGGTVPLIGAALQKSGQVEVLFTYVTVAIGISLLVYIFALKNKKPTHLDREQGTAWSAAPASAARKDDDEDLVNA
- a CDS encoding HAMP domain-containing sensor histidine kinase; translation: MRLRVLGILSLLSVLVVIAAAGAILSSASRELTQEVQINRNAALNRFAQVAYDAALDGDSTQLRREMEGYSRLYGEGILIRLQQGTLRSGGLSEDRAEVRDAVSRASLNVSDTDLPTLQPLGSGSEVVSRSFGTASQVLGEAVLEVNLDAARQKLRERWLVVGLAAAVLEALLLLAAARLTGWVLRPVHRLNAAVTELEATGRSSQLPADGPPELRELSRSFSAMAQTVTESIDSQRQLIADTSHQLRNPVGALRLRIDLLQLELQTDRQQAAAAGVVAELERVEELLDGVLKLAAAEHKAFEGSARSAMRPDSRRKPDLIDPFPVLQEEVERAAPAARSSGATLVLEAQQETPLQLACRPDELAHMVGELLTNAIKYAPAARISVAVRRRPGGLAIEVSDDGPGLSAAERAASTGRFWRSPRHRGIPGNGLGMTIVDRLAEANGARLLLEERSPHGLIARIDFPEPKRSLGPAQAPRKESPHG
- a CDS encoding TAXI family TRAP transporter solute-binding subunit, which translates into the protein MADTGTPYALPSRRSAIRAGLAIGLSGLLLPAVSACMPDDRGRTVTVAGGEPGGFYLEFSTLLAESLQRHGVVGTAVPQVTGGSLENIQRLLAGDATFAVALADAAAQQASKAPATTPSSASGRIVALGKVYENYVHCLVRRDSGIRTFADLAGKTAAIGEVGSGTSLTAHRIIAASGLSAVGNATGNTAADSPLKEVNLGLNDGLAALTARSVDALFWSGGVPTAAIAAANKEAGLALIDLSALVRETRARYGGFYDRVLIPENSYEGVPGAWTVGVANLLLCREDLDDRIVKRTVELLVGQARELIPQSSLGVQFLSPETLINTAGVPLHPAAASAYRALHG
- a CDS encoding response regulator transcription factor — translated: MEVLIVEDDDAMASALDAAVVSAGHKATRVARGADALLVHRRFEVILLDLGLPDLDGLDVLRKLRQVTACPILILTARDDERSVVLGLRSGADDYLVKPVKLVELLARIEAVTRRTGRHGDGQHHSIVLGDLDVDLDRRVAAVGSRVLSLTPTEFQLLALLVRNAGSVVTREQILDALWGDAFLASSRSLDVHLTGLRAKLQLPGFIINVRGVGYRVEGNPA